The genomic DNA AGACCAATAATACCCAAGAAGGAAATGGAGGGAGACATTTTCATCATGTACAAGCAAGCTCTCTGGATTCATCCAGTTGTCATCTCAATTGCAACTATTGCGCTGGCATTTGCCTTATTCAATTTTGGAAACGTAAAGCGCATACTCGTCGGTCGTCCGATGAGGACACGGGAACTGTATCAATCCCATACCAAGCTGAACTGGCTCATTGCACTCCCAATTCTCGCTGCCGATTTATACTCATCTGTGGCGTATGGACCCGAGGCCGGCATCACCGAATTGGAGCCATTGGGCCCAAATGTAAAGTGGATGATTATCCCGATCACAGCATCAACCGTGATCCTGCTCGCAATTCTAATTACATCGTACATAATGGGTGTCATTGCCTATCCAAATGGTGGTGGTGCCTATGCCATAGGCAAGGACAATTTTAAGAAACCTTTGATATCCCTGATTGCGGCAAGTGCATTGCTTGTTGACTATGTACTGACCGTCGCCGTTTCGGTGTCATCCGGCATCCAGACGATGGCTTCTTCGTATCCAATCCTATCTGGGCACGAAACTCTGTTGTCGGTGGTTTGTGTGTTCATCATCTTGTTGGTCAACTTACGTGGGGTCTCGGAGTCCTCAAAGGTTTTTGCTTACCCGACGATGATCTTCGCAGGATGTATGCTCTTCCTAATTGGGGCTGGATTTGTAGATGAAACTCATCATGGATTTGTCCAACCTGTTACACCACCCTTCGGGACGATTCCGCTCGGACTTAGCCTGATGCTTTTGCTTCGAGCATTTAGTTCTGCGTGTTCGGCACTGACTGGTATTGAGACAATATCGAACGGAGTTCCGGTTTTCAGGGAGGGCAAAACGGGAGCAATTAAAGCTTATGTGGTTCTCGGATTGGTTACAGCATTCACGTTACTTGGATTTGCCTATCAATTGTACGTAAAAGGAATTTCAGTCAACCCCAACAATACAATGCTCTCTCAGTTAGCTGGGTTGTACTTCGGGCATGGATTGATTTATCAAATCATCATTGTCTTTACTTTTGTGGTTCTTATTTTGGCCGCCAATTCGACATTTACAGGATTTCCACAGCTTGCAGCTCTAGTAGCGATGGACCGATTTTTGCCACGATCACTCACCATCCGCGGCGATAAATTGGGATACTCAAACGGTATGGTTGTCCTGGCAGCACTAGCAGCCTTATTGATCGAGCTGTTTCATGCGCAGACGAATGCTCTGATCCCGCTTTATGCAATCGGTGTATTTGTCGCGTTTACAGTCGCTCAGTCTGGCTTGACCATCAGATGGCTTCGTGTGAAAGGGAATTTATGGTACATCAAAGCAACCATTAACGCCTTTGGCGCCGCGGTTACAACTGTGGTCGCCATTATTTTTGCCGTAACCAAGTTCACGACTGGGGCTTGGATTGTGCTGGTTGTACTACCGGTCTTGATATTTTTGGCGTCCAAGATTCGACGGCATTACGACGAAGTTGCAAATGAACTTCGAATCGATCTTAATCAGGTTCATCCTCAAAAACATCATGTTCTGTCAGTTGTTCTTGTTTCAGGAGTCCATCGTGTGGTCGTTGATACCATTTCGTTTGCTCAAAGTACAACTCAAGACGTTATTGCGCTATACATTGGGTTTGATGATGAATCCATTGAAAAGATGGAGAAGAAATGGAAGGAATGGGGAGAACCCTGCAGACTTGTCACTGTCAAAAGTGAATACCGCTCTCTGCTCTATCCTTTGTCAAAGTTTATTCGGCGGTTGGAAAATTATGAGGGAGGGAAACCCGACCATGTACAGTTGCTCATCGGTCAGTTTGTCCCCAAAAGATGGTGGCATTATGCATTACATTCGCAGACTTCGCTTCTTCTCCGTGCCTGGATGTTGCGTCACAAGGAGGTTGTTGTTACGACTTTACCGTATCATTTACACCGCTAGTTTCATTTGTGGCGAACACACTGGCTTCTTGACCATAGCTGCCCGTTTGTCCCAGAAGGAAAGCGGCGGGCAAGCCGCATAAATATACGGCTAAAGATTCAGATTCAGGTACACGTCATCCAGTTCATCCTGGGTGATGCCGATGTATGACAGGGTGACACTTGGAGCGGAATGATTGAATAGCTTCTGAAGCACAGCTAAGCTGACGCCTGTTTGATACGCATGGTACCCAAAAGTCTTCCGAAGCGTATGTGTGCCAATGTTTTCTTTAATGCCTACTGCTCTGGCTGCATCGTTAATGATCTTGTAGGCTTGCTGCCTCTTTAGAGCTTGGCCGCCTTTCCTGGACAAAAACAGGGAT from Alicyclobacillus sp. SO9 includes the following:
- a CDS encoding APC family permease; this encodes MYKQALWIHPVVISIATIALAFALFNFGNVKRILVGRPMRTRELYQSHTKLNWLIALPILAADLYSSVAYGPEAGITELEPLGPNVKWMIIPITASTVILLAILITSYIMGVIAYPNGGGAYAIGKDNFKKPLISLIAASALLVDYVLTVAVSVSSGIQTMASSYPILSGHETLLSVVCVFIILLVNLRGVSESSKVFAYPTMIFAGCMLFLIGAGFVDETHHGFVQPVTPPFGTIPLGLSLMLLLRAFSSACSALTGIETISNGVPVFREGKTGAIKAYVVLGLVTAFTLLGFAYQLYVKGISVNPNNTMLSQLAGLYFGHGLIYQIIIVFTFVVLILAANSTFTGFPQLAALVAMDRFLPRSLTIRGDKLGYSNGMVVLAALAALLIELFHAQTNALIPLYAIGVFVAFTVAQSGLTIRWLRVKGNLWYIKATINAFGAAVTTVVAIIFAVTKFTTGAWIVLVVLPVLIFLASKIRRHYDEVANELRIDLNQVHPQKHHVLSVVLVSGVHRVVVDTISFAQSTTQDVIALYIGFDDESIEKMEKKWKEWGEPCRLVTVKSEYRSLLYPLSKFIRRLENYEGGKPDHVQLLIGQFVPKRWWHYALHSQTSLLLRAWMLRHKEVVVTTLPYHLHR